The nucleotide window GAATATTCAACAGGTATGAAGGCCAACGTGACATGCTCTTCAATCAGACATACAACCTAGATCAAGTTTCATTTGCAGCTGAGGGAATTAAAGATGCTCAGCAAACAGTATGTTCtatggagttcatgcttttTTCAGATACCTAGTTTTCTCCCGTTTCATTTATGAAATGCCTAATTCCAAAAGCTGTTATATGCATATGAAACTTGTCCATTGTTAGTTCTGATATTCCAAGTATCTGAAAGCGTCATTGGACCTTTTTGTGTTCGAAGTTCATAATACTTATTGGGTGTTAGCATGCAAAGGTTAGCGCTCTTCTTTTAGGGGGGAAAAAGCATACAAGCATCATTTTCTTTACCAATCCTTGGTCGTTAATCTGAAACTGTTTTAACTTGAGTTTGATAAAGAGAATTTTGGAGTGTCACTCACAAATCTGATTCACTGATACGTTTATCAAGTGAATGTTATTTGTGGAAATGAATGGCTGCTATTTTAGACTATTAAACTCATGGTCATCCTTTgtaataacaaattattagttttttcgagtcatttgggCTACATCAATTCATTGTGAAGTTTATCTGCTTCTACATAGCACCCCACAGGGCACAGTCAAGGCTTTTCAGACAAGCTAATTGTGTAACTTAATTCGAACCTGCTGCCTACCTCCCTACAGATGGGGAGGACAACCCATTTATCACAAAAACAGATTTCTTTATATGTCCAAGAGTTTATGTACTCCGTTAGATCCCATGTTGGAGATTTGTTATTTGAAGGCACAACTGAACCGTTGGAATCATTCATATACAGTTGAATTTGCCACTAATAAGTTGGTTCTGTTTTTGTTCCAGATGTCAGCTTTGAAGTCCGCAAACAAAGACTTAAAAGGAATGATGAAGACAGTGAAGATTCAAGATATAGATGTATGTCTCCTCATTATGGTTATATGTTTTAGTAACCTGGTGCTTTTATCCTCGTCCGCTTCTGAATTTTTCACGGCTGATAATTGTGATATTATCATGTGAAACGTAGAACCTACAAGATGAAATGATGGACTTGATGGATGTGAGCAACGAAATTCAAGAGTCTCTTGGTATAAGCTACAGTGTGCCAGATGACATTGATGAAGATGAACTCCTCGGTGGTAAGCTTAAGTAGCAATACATTTAGACATAGAAGTAATAAAGCATATCAGATGAGCTCTTAACTTATTACTTTTAATGCAGAGCTTGATGCTCTGGAGGCCGACATGGATACTGAAGGTGAAGGAGTCCCTTCGTATCTTCAACCAGATAAAGAGCCCGATTTGGACGCAGAGTTTAGCCTACCATCAGCACCAACAGGGCATGGACCAATGCCAGCTGGCAACCAGGTAAAGTCAAATGCAGTATGGATAATGTTCTGTTGTAAGTTGTAACAATTGTGTTAAAATGCTGACTTTTTTTCATTTACTTGTGGTGCACAGGCTTATGATGAACTAGGATTACCTGCCGTTCCTCGCGCATCAATTCGCGGTTAAGGAATTAGTGGGATACTAATGATGACTTCATTTGGGATTATTCTTTGTTTATTGGGGAAACCTGGTGTAAACAGTAGTGTGCAGAGTATATCTTAATTGTTGTTTCCAAATGACCCATGTTGATTTATTGTGTAATAATGGACATAATGCTTGAATTGTATTGTGCACATTCGGTATATCTTATCCTACACCAACACGTCTTGCAatcaatagaaaataatttcacTGTTTTTGAACTTGCATATCAGCATGGCATGGCCTATAGTTCACGAGTTCAAGCCAAGAAGTAGTCACTAATACTTGTCTATGCCACACCTCTTTGAGGTGGGGCTTTCCCCAAATACTACGTGTGTGAAGAATGTTTTGTGCACTGAACTGCTCCTTTTGTTAATACCGTCAAGTCATCAAATTTTTAAACAGTTAATGTCTTGATC belongs to Solanum stenotomum isolate F172 unplaced genomic scaffold, ASM1918654v1 scaffold28252, whole genome shotgun sequence and includes:
- the LOC125851622 gene encoding vacuolar protein sorting-associated protein 60.1-like; this encodes MRRVFGAKKQTEPPPSIQDASDRINKRGDTVEEKIKKLDVELARYKEQLKKTRPGPAQDAVKSRAMRVLKQKRMYEGQRDMLFNQTYNLDQVSFAAEGIKDAQQTMSALKSANKDLKGMMKTVKIQDIDNLQDEMMDLMDVSNEIQESLGISYSVPDDIDEDELLGELDALEADMDTEGEGVPSYLQPDKEPDLDAEFSLPSAPTGHGPMPAGNQAYDELGLPAVPRASIRG